ccaattattatattgataattatattacttttatttaatgtattaatattattatatttattactgaaaaaatattaaaaaatacactGTGgaaatatactattaataacAAATGCTAATTATAGTGTAAACaaaaatatactaaatGAATAAATCATCATATCTTTTTGTtgtgttatataatttaatatcatACCAATAGAGTATGTTATGTAACACATATCatagaaaaattattatgattgtacaactaattttatcaaatgcTCCATAAACGTCTTGAGACTAACGTCATCAGTGTTGATGATGGCTGTTGAACCGTCAAACTCCTGTAAGCCTGAAGTGTACGTAGTGCTAGGATTAACCTTTGCAAGCAAAAACCTAGCCTGACTACCACCCTGATTGCATAAAATGAACTTGGGAGTTGGGAAACGCTCATCTAAAATGTGCCTGGCATCGTCTGAAGGTGCCTGCAACAGTTGCTTAAAATGTGCGTAATTTGTATCATCTTGAAATCCCTGCTCACGCCATTGGTGTATTGTTTCTCCGTACCAAATGACCAGTTGGAAGAAGGTGTCCAACAAGAGTATTACGTTCTTCTTCAGAGAAACTGCATCTAGCAACACAGGCTGAGGAGTTTCACTTTCAAATGAATATTCCAAAAGTGCGGGTTGAATCATTATTAGCGAGTTTATGACGTTTTCTCTACACAAAATAGTGCGATAGAAAGCTGTTTCATCGGGTGAAGCGTTGAAAGTTTGCAAAAAGTGTGACCTTCTCAGGTGATACATGAACTGAGGGTAAATTGAGAATTGACTTGATAAACGGAACGAGTTGACGTCATTCTTCTGGAAATCTGCAAACCGTCCTACGAGGCTAATTAACTTCTTATCAAGCCAGCGTAACACATTGAGCGGGTCCTCAGTGCTAATCTTATACAAGGCGTAGCGTGCCATTAATACTGCAGCCGCTTCCTGATCAAAAGCATTCGATAAGTCTGCGAGGTTTGGTTGTCCGTATTTACAAGAAAATGAAGTAACTCTTAGCCTTTTTGTCCCGTCTGGGTGGAAATATACAGTTTGAAACTGAACAAATGACTGGCGTCCAGACAATGCATTAGCGTCTTTATTTGGACTACTTGTGTTCTTCATACTAACTGCACCAACGTTTAAGCCAACTGCGTTCATCGCATTTGTCAACACACTACTGTTTCCGCTGTCAATATCGAAGAAAACTGCCAAAGTTGATTGTCTGTCCATAACACCCAGGTTCCACTCATTCGTGCTTCCCTCTCCAATTACGTTTTCTGAGACATTTGACGCCTTTTTCTTCAGAGAATGACACCCTCCTACGATCCCACAAACCTTCAACTCGGGAGAAGTAAATACAGTCAAACGAGCATTGTATCCTCCTACCATGTTACCTTCACTGTCTCTCTTGAATACTGATTTTAGCGAGTCTTTAAATACACTCATACTGAACGAGTCTGACATGACCATAACTCCTCCTGTCTTATCACAACACACTTTCATCTCATATAGGCCTGACTGATCAAGAGAACATGCGAAAATGTCAATTCCGTGGCCATTTCCAGCTGCCAAGTTAGCCAGTCCAGTGTAGTACTTCTGTGCATCCTTTACGAGTCTAGCATTATGGCTCTCCTTTTGAAGGTCTAAATGATGCCTAATTGACTCTGAAAGACTAGTTTCCACTATCTTTCCTGGCCCATGTGTACATGCTCCACCAAGAAACATCATAACTCTACCTCCCTTCCCTTGTGCGAAACACTCCAACAAACTCAAACCTACACTCAAGGCACT
Above is a window of Theileria parva strain Muguga chromosome 2, complete sequence, whole genome shotgun sequence DNA encoding:
- the SEC23 gene encoding uncharacterized protein yields the protein MDFADLESTTGLRFSWVVWPCSHEDAEKAEVPVGCLFTPLKQPDEESQKVPLVEYIPIRHKNSGIFLNPYCNIDFNTKKWMCPITKIDSPFPQFYAENITPQNLPMELTNLTMEYIIPPNVTGGCFPPTFIFLVDVCIAKEELDQLKDSLQQVLSMLPGEFNVGFVTFGSVIKVHDLTDADVPRCFVLRGGSEHTAEYVKRVLNIAQNNRFVQPLSACEYAINDLLEKLIPDSWPVPTNSRPNRCTGSALSVGLSLLECFAQGKGGRVMMFLGGACTHGPGKIVETSLSESIRHHLDLQKESHNARLVKDAQKYYTGLANLAAGNGHGIDIFACSLDQSGLYEMKVCCDKTGGVMVMSDSFSMSVFKDSLKSVFKRDSEGNMVGGYNARLTVFTSPELKVCGIVGGCHSLKKKASNVSENVIGEGSTNEWNLGVMDRQSTLAVFFDIDSGNSSVLTNAMNAVGLNVGAVSMKNTSSPNKDANALSGRQSFVQFQTVYFHPDGTKRLRVTSFSCKYGQPNLADLSNAFDQEAAAVLMARYALYKISTEDPLNVLRWLDKKLISLVGRFADFQKNDVNSFRLSSQFSIYPQFMYHLRRSHFLQTFNASPDETAFYRTILCRENVINSLIMIQPALLEYSFESETPQPVLLDAVSLKKNVILLLDTFFQLVIWYGETIHQWREQGFQDDTNYAHFKQLLQAPSDDARHILDERFPTPKFILCNQGGSQARFLLAKVNPSTTYTSGLQEFDGSTAIINTDDVSLKTFMEHLIKLVVQS